In Pseudomonas saponiphila, the genomic stretch TGTCGACCCTGGTCCAGCCCCACAGCCACTCCCCTGATCACGGGCAATTGACCCTGGCCCGGGCCCTGACCCATATCGAAAACAACCTGGGCACCGCTCTGACCGCCTCTGAAATCGCCCGAATGTCAGGCACCAGCGAACGACGCTTGTACCGACTCTTCGAGCAGCACCTGAAAACCACGCCTTTTGCCCATGTCACTCGTCTGCGCCTGGACCTGGCCATGGACCTGCTGCGCGACACTCGACTGTCGATCACGGACATTGCCCATCGAGCGGGTTACGCCGACCAGAGCGCCTTGAATCATGCGCTGAAAAAAAACCGCAACCTGACACCCGCATCGGCCCGAAGATCCTGCGCAACCGACTGAAACGTGCAGCCTGGAACAAGCAATAGGCAGCCCACGCCAATACCCGAGCGAGCGGATTTTCTATCATGCCCGCCTCGCAACGCTCATCGGACGGCACTCATGACCCAAGCAACGACGTCCAGCAAAACGCTCTCGGCCCCGAGGTCCGCCGCCTCGGCAACCGCCATTGGGGTGATTGCCGTGTTCCTGTGGTCCTGCCTGGCCTTGCTCACCACCCTGACCTCGGGCATCCCGCCTTTCGAGTTGCTGGCTTTGAGCTTTGCCGTAGCCTTTGTGGCCAGCCTGCTCATTCTCGGGCTGCGAGGTGCTGCGGGCTTTCAAGGCTGGCGTCAGCCATGGAAGGTGTGGGCCACAGGCTTTCTGGGAATCTTTGGCTATCACGCACTGTATTTCTTCGCCCTCAAGGCCGCGCCCGCGGCCGAAGCCAGCCTGATCGCCTACCTCTGGCCGCTGCTGATCGTCTTGCTGGCCGCTGTCACGGGTGGCCAGCGACTGCGCCCGCGACAACTGCTGGGAGCGCTCCTGGGGCTTGCCGGCACGGCGTTCATCATGCAGCAACGCTCGCAGTCAGGCATGGCCAGCATGCCGGTCGCCGGCTATACGGCCGCCTTGCTCTGTGCCTTGGTCTGGTCGGGCTACTCGGTGATCAATCGACGCTTGAGCAAGGTTCCCAGCAGCAGCATCGGGGCAATCTGCGGCCTGGTAGCGATAGCCGGAGCGCTTTGTCACCTGGCGTTCGAAACCACGGTTCAGCCTGACTACGGGCAATGGCTGGCGATCATCGGCCTCGGTCTGGGCCCGGTCG encodes the following:
- a CDS encoding DMT family transporter, producing MTQATTSSKTLSAPRSAASATAIGVIAVFLWSCLALLTTLTSGIPPFELLALSFAVAFVASLLILGLRGAAGFQGWRQPWKVWATGFLGIFGYHALYFFALKAAPAAEASLIAYLWPLLIVLLAAVTGGQRLRPRQLLGALLGLAGTAFIMQQRSQSGMASMPVAGYTAALLCALVWSGYSVINRRLSKVPSSSIGAICGLVAIAGALCHLAFETTVQPDYGQWLAIIGLGLGPVGLAFFAWDHATKHGNLASLGALSYLAPLFSTLLLIVAGQTNAKPILLLPALLIIAGAVIATSGRRTGSA